One stretch of Flavobacterium sp. 9 DNA includes these proteins:
- a CDS encoding DHA2 family efflux MFS transporter permease subunit, with protein sequence MTPFQRKLLIFTVILAAIMELIDISIVNVALYHMSGNLGATLEDTSWVITAYAIANVIIIPITSFLSANLGRRNYYIGSVILFTFCSFMCGHSSSIWMLVFFRFFQGIGGGALLSISQVVVFELFPKEKQSTAGALFGAGIFIGPTIGPTLGGYITENYDWPWIFLINIPIGILVAISCYFLLQEPPVKPEKAKVDWTGIALLAIGVGSLQTVLERGEVEDWFETRYIIVLTVIAVTTLCLFIYWELKVDKPVVNLRVLKSKSLIIAAILTFVTGFGMFISIYLSPVVVQRLLNFSPYQTGLLLLPGALMALLALKICGTLLQKGVSPVTIIALGFVLFIYFNWRMSGITLNTSASEVSTALIFRALGLALLTVPLTMLAVSSLKDKDVGQGAALNNMMRQLGGSFGVSIINTYIAHRFADHRNVLISNVTPDNVKAMDRINAYINYFQHKGFAYNEAKIKALKLMENVILRQSSLLSYRDAFVIVGLFFVITLPLLLFVMNKSNKVKPGVIISDH encoded by the coding sequence ATGACACCTTTCCAACGAAAACTACTCATCTTCACCGTAATCCTCGCCGCGATTATGGAACTAATTGATATTTCAATTGTCAATGTAGCTTTATATCATATGAGCGGAAATCTGGGTGCAACTCTCGAAGATACTTCCTGGGTAATTACCGCTTATGCAATCGCCAATGTAATCATTATTCCGATTACGAGTTTTTTGAGTGCCAATCTCGGAAGGCGAAATTACTATATTGGTTCCGTTATACTTTTCACGTTTTGTTCCTTCATGTGCGGACATTCTTCCTCAATTTGGATGTTGGTATTTTTTAGGTTTTTTCAGGGAATTGGCGGAGGCGCACTTTTGTCAATATCGCAAGTTGTCGTATTTGAACTTTTTCCAAAAGAAAAACAATCAACAGCCGGAGCTTTATTTGGTGCAGGAATTTTTATAGGTCCAACTATTGGTCCAACTCTTGGCGGTTACATTACAGAAAACTATGATTGGCCATGGATCTTTTTAATCAATATTCCAATAGGAATTTTGGTTGCTATTTCGTGTTACTTTTTATTGCAAGAACCTCCTGTAAAACCCGAAAAAGCAAAAGTAGACTGGACGGGAATTGCGTTATTAGCCATTGGAGTTGGTTCTTTGCAAACGGTTCTCGAAAGAGGCGAAGTCGAAGATTGGTTCGAAACCAGATACATTATTGTTCTAACCGTTATCGCCGTAACCACCTTATGCCTTTTTATTTATTGGGAATTAAAAGTCGATAAACCCGTAGTAAATCTTCGGGTTCTGAAAAGTAAGTCGCTAATTATAGCCGCAATTCTGACTTTTGTAACCGGTTTTGGAATGTTTATTTCTATATATCTAAGTCCGGTTGTTGTTCAGCGTCTTTTAAATTTCTCGCCTTATCAAACCGGTTTACTTTTACTTCCAGGCGCTTTAATGGCATTATTAGCCTTAAAAATATGCGGAACCTTATTGCAAAAAGGCGTTTCACCCGTTACAATTATTGCCTTAGGATTTGTACTCTTTATTTATTTTAACTGGAGAATGTCAGGCATAACATTAAACACCAGCGCATCTGAAGTTTCTACAGCACTTATTTTTAGAGCGCTTGGACTTGCTTTGCTTACGGTTCCGTTAACGATGTTGGCGGTTTCTTCACTCAAAGACAAAGATGTTGGGCAAGGCGCAGCTTTAAATAATATGATGCGTCAATTGGGCGGTTCTTTTGGCGTTTCGATTATAAACACCTATATCGCGCATCGTTTTGCGGATCATCGAAACGTATTAATTTCAAACGTTACACCGGATAATGTAAAAGCGATGGACAGAATTAATGCGTACATCAATTATTTTCAGCACAAAGGTTTTGCTTATAATGAAGCCAAAATAAAAGCCCTGAAACTCATGGAAAATGTCATCCTCAGACAATCGTCTTTGTTGAGTTATAGAGATGCGTTTGTCATCGTTGGATTATTCTTTGTGATCACTTTACCACTTTTATTATTCGTAATGAACAAATCAAATAAGGTAAAACCTGGCGTTATAATTTCTGATCATTAA
- a CDS encoding histidine kinase, with protein MKFNFRNTFSGRNFFILGIILIVLTLLSIYILSGLMTQITEKTTTETQNRSAQKKQEVMAKELSRFLETQNELKRIVEMSNTKNLSDNLKVLSAIHANDSLVKNNWFQINNQKIEFTTSKNSANLETSIKDFISKNQTLKESNSIVNDQQGFFWRIYYKYVATNGTVIRYGYDIDFRSLQTYFATVDQKVPNYVFVFDKKGTIIYHPEIKLLKKNIFKITNISARDTTFSDANGFSRRIALSEYLGLDIVRYTKRLNIKGTSWYLCVNFPKKVSSEDVDAVKNYASLIYVITTAILIVFFYLFMIFTRRNFHEKEILSQEKNKLLLENEKINKEKALIQLQQLKEQINPHFLFNSLNSLYMLIESNTGVARKFTLNLSKIYRYLINPPINNIVTVQEELLFIEKYIFLQQTRFTEEFVFTITIEDESILAKKVPYLAFQIAVENAIKHNIASDENPLKITIDIKENVAIITNNLNEKQNFGKESKFGHKYLESIYNFYSKKDFKTFKKDGDFTCILPLIG; from the coding sequence TTGAAATTTAATTTTAGAAATACTTTTTCCGGCAGGAACTTTTTCATTTTAGGAATCATCCTCATTGTTCTTACACTTCTTTCTATTTATATATTAAGTGGTTTGATGACTCAAATCACTGAAAAAACTACTACAGAAACTCAAAATCGCAGCGCCCAGAAAAAACAGGAGGTTATGGCGAAGGAATTATCTCGTTTTCTTGAAACTCAAAACGAGCTAAAACGTATTGTTGAAATGAGCAATACCAAAAACTTATCTGATAATTTAAAAGTTTTAAGTGCAATCCATGCCAATGACAGTCTTGTTAAAAACAATTGGTTTCAGATTAATAATCAAAAAATAGAATTTACTACTTCTAAAAATAGTGCCAATTTAGAAACTTCAATAAAAGATTTCATCTCCAAAAACCAAACCTTAAAAGAGTCCAATAGTATTGTCAATGATCAACAAGGTTTTTTCTGGCGTATCTATTATAAATATGTCGCAACAAATGGTACTGTAATTCGATATGGATATGATATTGATTTTCGATCACTACAAACTTATTTCGCAACGGTAGATCAAAAGGTACCCAATTATGTTTTTGTATTTGATAAAAAAGGAACGATCATTTATCATCCTGAAATAAAATTACTAAAAAAGAATATTTTTAAAATAACAAATATATCGGCTCGCGATACTACTTTTTCAGATGCGAATGGTTTTAGCAGAAGAATTGCACTTTCAGAATATTTGGGACTGGACATTGTACGATATACCAAGCGATTGAATATAAAAGGAACGAGTTGGTATTTATGTGTCAATTTTCCGAAAAAGGTTTCATCAGAAGATGTTGATGCCGTAAAAAATTATGCTTCCTTAATTTACGTTATTACGACTGCAATTCTAATTGTGTTCTTTTATTTGTTTATGATTTTTACACGTAGAAATTTTCATGAAAAAGAAATCTTGTCGCAGGAAAAAAATAAGCTTTTATTAGAAAATGAAAAAATCAATAAAGAGAAAGCGTTAATCCAACTGCAACAATTAAAGGAGCAAATTAATCCGCACTTTTTATTTAATTCTTTGAACTCGCTTTATATGCTTATCGAAAGTAATACTGGCGTTGCGCGAAAATTTACTTTGAATCTTTCGAAGATTTACAGATACCTTATTAATCCGCCTATCAATAATATTGTTACGGTGCAGGAAGAATTGCTTTTTATCGAAAAATATATTTTTCTGCAGCAAACTCGCTTTACAGAAGAATTTGTTTTTACGATTACGATCGAAGACGAAAGCATTCTGGCTAAGAAAGTACCTTACTTGGCTTTTCAGATTGCAGTAGAAAATGCGATCAAACATAATATCGCTTCTGATGAAAATCCGTTGAAAATAACGATAGATATTAAAGAAAATGTCGCAATCATTACCAATAACTTAAACGAAAAGCAAAACTTCGGGAAAGAATCCAAGTTTGGTCACAAATATTTAGAAAGTATATACAATTTCTACTCTAAAAAAGACTTTAAAACCTTCAAAAAAGACGGAGATTTTACTTGCATTTTACCCTTAATTGGATAG
- a CDS encoding PaaI family thioesterase produces the protein METISRLQELQNHIDKEFTASPSPFMLWMRPVVIAAEEGSVTFKYLIREEMSNPIKTLHGGVTAAIADDCIGATMFSYNENSFYVTINLVVDYFAPAKIGDTIFAKTSVIKKAKQLVNAQCEIWNEDHTRLIARATSNMLKTDLSKRNS, from the coding sequence ATGGAAACAATTTCAAGATTACAAGAACTCCAAAACCACATTGATAAAGAATTTACTGCATCGCCATCGCCTTTTATGCTTTGGATGAGACCAGTTGTAATCGCTGCCGAAGAAGGAAGTGTAACTTTTAAATATCTTATTAGAGAAGAAATGTCAAACCCGATTAAAACCCTTCATGGCGGAGTTACAGCCGCAATTGCAGACGATTGTATTGGCGCAACAATGTTTTCTTATAATGAAAATAGCTTTTATGTTACTATAAATCTTGTCGTTGATTATTTCGCTCCAGCGAAAATTGGAGACACTATTTTTGCCAAAACATCAGTAATAAAAAAAGCAAAACAACTGGTAAATGCACAATGCGAAATATGGAATGAAGATCACACCAGATTAATCGCAAGAGCTACTTCTAATATGCTTAAAACGGACCTTTCTAAAAGAAATTCCTAA
- a CDS encoding TetR/AcrR family transcriptional regulator — MSKAERTKQFIIEQTAPIFNMKGYSGTSMSDITEATGLTKGSIYGNFENKDEVALAAFQYNVKRLQDAFSQEIEKQNTFKDKLLVYPRLYSNYLDLRVTKGGCPILNTAIEADDTHPVLKKNVERIILFWKRKLIQLIEQGILAGEFKAKEIQPERTALTIIALIEGAVMISKITGNLNDLSTVMLSLNKIIEDLE; from the coding sequence ATGAGTAAAGCCGAAAGAACCAAGCAATTTATTATCGAACAAACTGCTCCAATCTTTAATATGAAAGGATATAGCGGCACGTCTATGAGCGATATTACAGAAGCGACCGGACTTACAAAAGGTAGTATTTACGGAAATTTCGAAAATAAAGATGAGGTTGCTCTTGCTGCTTTTCAATACAATGTAAAAAGATTGCAAGATGCTTTTTCACAAGAAATCGAAAAACAAAATACCTTCAAAGACAAACTTCTTGTTTATCCCCGACTCTATTCTAACTACTTGGATTTAAGAGTCACAAAAGGCGGATGTCCAATTCTAAATACTGCCATAGAAGCTGATGATACACATCCGGTTCTTAAGAAAAATGTAGAACGCATTATTCTTTTCTGGAAACGAAAACTGATTCAATTGATAGAACAAGGAATTCTTGCCGGCGAATTTAAAGCAAAAGAAATACAACCGGAAAGAACCGCTTTAACCATAATTGCACTTATCGAAGGCGCAGTAATGATCTCAAAAATTACTGGAAATTTAAACGATTTATCGACAGTAATGCTTTCGCTGAATAAAATCATCGAAGACCTGGAATAA
- the hmpA gene encoding NO-inducible flavohemoprotein — protein sequence MNQYQKDLIKATIPILRSSGEDLTSYFYTRMFKNHPELKNIFNMGNQANGKQKSALANAVLAYAENIENPGVLINALKGIGTKHRSLNIQPEQYKIVGTQLIASIAEVVGEAATPEILEAWTIAYNQLAEIMIDLEKELYKENAAKSGSWNGWRNFAIKKITDESSEIKSFYLYPEDGQKITDFHSGQYISVHVFVPELGFMQPRQYSLSSGFNPEYYRISVKKEIGMDSNPSGLVSNTLHLKTEGDVISISAPAGLFHLEKDSENPLVLISGGVGLTPMLSMLETNANSIQNKKTVWVHGCRNESVHAFKDQIASLKEEVKWLETFTFYDSLESSENHSNQIIEGRVDLNKCKDAILLDDAKFYICGPEVFIKKQYQTLIDFNVNHENIFYEEFGPQIINLN from the coding sequence ATGAATCAATATCAAAAAGACCTGATCAAAGCTACAATTCCAATTTTGAGATCGAGCGGTGAAGACCTTACCTCCTATTTCTACACCCGAATGTTTAAAAATCATCCCGAATTAAAAAACATTTTCAATATGGGAAATCAAGCTAACGGAAAACAAAAATCGGCGTTGGCAAATGCTGTTTTGGCTTATGCCGAAAATATAGAAAATCCAGGCGTATTAATTAATGCATTAAAGGGAATTGGAACCAAACACAGAAGTTTGAATATCCAGCCTGAGCAATATAAAATCGTAGGAACACAATTGATAGCTTCTATTGCAGAAGTTGTTGGTGAAGCTGCGACTCCGGAAATTCTGGAAGCGTGGACAATTGCCTACAATCAGCTTGCGGAAATTATGATTGATCTTGAAAAAGAACTTTACAAAGAAAACGCTGCAAAATCCGGAAGTTGGAACGGATGGAGAAATTTTGCAATTAAAAAAATCACCGACGAATCCAGCGAAATCAAATCGTTTTATCTTTATCCTGAAGACGGACAAAAAATCACTGATTTCCATTCGGGTCAATATATAAGTGTTCACGTTTTTGTTCCGGAATTAGGTTTCATGCAACCAAGACAATATAGTTTATCAAGTGGTTTTAATCCGGAATATTATAGAATTTCGGTAAAGAAAGAAATTGGAATGGATTCGAATCCATCCGGATTAGTTTCTAATACACTTCATTTAAAAACAGAAGGCGATGTAATTTCGATTTCGGCTCCGGCGGGATTATTTCACTTAGAAAAAGATTCCGAAAATCCATTAGTTTTAATTAGCGGTGGTGTTGGCTTAACACCGATGTTGAGTATGCTGGAAACAAATGCAAATTCAATTCAGAATAAAAAAACGGTTTGGGTTCATGGTTGCCGAAATGAATCTGTTCACGCTTTCAAAGATCAGATTGCTTCTTTGAAAGAAGAAGTAAAATGGCTTGAAACTTTCACTTTTTATGATTCATTAGAAAGTTCGGAAAATCATTCGAACCAAATCATTGAAGGTCGCGTCGATCTCAATAAATGTAAAGACGCAATTTTACTGGATGATGCAAAATTCTATATCTGCGGACCTGAAGTTTTTATCAAGAAACAATACCAAACATTAATCGATTTTAATGTAAATCACGAAAACATTTTCTACGAAGAATTTGGACCGCAGATTATTAATTTGAACTAA
- a CDS encoding TonB-dependent receptor, whose product MTKLKLFFSAFMLLVMGNIFAQITTSSLSAKVNDGTSALIDAEVTLTHLPTNAVYRATTDKQGRFSFENLNAGGPYELEIKSSGTKDYSNAQIFLALGDNDLPTIVVSKADNNVLEEVVITSSKPSSKNNGTNIGEKQVNGLPLINRGIQDVTKLVPQSSNNSFAGTNFRYNNVTIDGSINNDAIGFSPSLGGQSGTSGMPGSSTRSNSISLDAIQDIQVYIAPYDIKLGNFLGGSVNAVTRSGTNEVSGSIYSYGRSAAITGPNNAGDGSKMPSSFGDYQVGFRLGLPIVKDKLFFFTNMEYAERTDPLFYNAGQTDSNGKLTSLVDNATADQISNFVKTNYGFDVGSSGAYNNFAKSQKFFNKLDWKINDKHSLSLRNNTVISQASNLERDAANFRFSSMDFTQKNQSISTVLELKSHFNSQWSNSFIASYSAIKDYRDPKSSNIMFPQTEIGYKGGTIFLGNDREATVFNMKQNTAEITDNLTYKTRNHTFLFGTHNEFYDINYGFVNSLNGRVSYKSLDDFLNKLPTRVRGTYPFDGSTRDEIFNNPYAKFKVNLYSVYAQDEIRIGNKLKVTPGVRVDYTDLPNKPKLSPQVQNSPADPNYGNTYTYTPLSQINNNFFSTALVSPRIGFTYNVDEDKTLVLRGGSGVFTGRIPFAWLGYAYYNDGVGYGSYDKNNLTPAQVAAAGDPLANNGLNGYHDATPKVQADLVDNKFKMPAVLRNSLAIDKIIDGYKFTTEGIYTKVIRDLEFQQVNKLDNPTYFSYDTNHQMPIYAANINPAFSNAYLLSNTSKGYRYSITEMISKTYDFGLNFMVAYTYGDSRDVTNGIRNSMESNFQMNQSLTPNDPQLATSNFNIKHRIVSNVGYAVKLADNNTFSANVYFNAQSGNPFSWGFVNSTIAGTGQAAGLAYIFKDATEAAKYIGVSSTGVPSATAAQQVADYEAFVNGNDYLKSRRGTFTQRNGDTTPWNIQADLKLMDEIKVTKVGTFQISFSMANVGNLINKDWGRSYFVPNTYNSTASLGLTKSGNLGGVATGDPTYTFQRPSSAPYTVDQLASRFQGQFGVRYSF is encoded by the coding sequence ATGACAAAACTAAAACTCTTTTTTTCGGCATTTATGCTTCTTGTTATGGGAAACATTTTTGCTCAAATTACAACCTCGTCATTATCTGCAAAGGTTAATGATGGAACCAGCGCACTTATTGACGCTGAGGTTACATTAACACATTTACCTACTAACGCTGTTTACAGAGCTACAACGGATAAACAAGGTAGATTTAGTTTCGAAAATTTAAATGCCGGTGGTCCTTACGAACTGGAAATTAAAAGTTCAGGTACCAAAGATTATTCTAATGCACAAATATTTTTAGCGCTTGGTGATAATGATTTGCCAACAATTGTGGTTAGTAAAGCAGATAACAATGTATTGGAAGAAGTTGTAATTACGAGTTCTAAACCGTCATCAAAAAACAACGGAACCAATATTGGTGAAAAACAAGTAAATGGACTTCCGTTAATAAACAGAGGAATTCAGGATGTTACAAAACTGGTTCCGCAAAGTTCAAATAACTCATTTGCCGGAACTAACTTTAGATACAATAACGTAACAATCGACGGTTCTATAAACAATGATGCGATAGGTTTTAGTCCATCTTTGGGAGGTCAATCCGGAACTTCAGGAATGCCGGGAAGTAGTACAAGATCAAATTCTATAAGTTTAGATGCGATTCAGGATATTCAGGTTTATATCGCTCCTTATGATATTAAATTAGGAAACTTTTTAGGAGGAAGCGTAAATGCCGTTACTAGAAGCGGTACAAACGAAGTAAGCGGTTCTATTTATAGCTATGGTAGAAGTGCTGCGATTACAGGTCCAAATAATGCTGGCGACGGTTCAAAAATGCCAAGTTCTTTTGGTGATTATCAAGTAGGTTTTAGATTAGGATTGCCAATTGTTAAGGATAAACTTTTCTTCTTTACCAATATGGAATATGCAGAAAGAACTGACCCTTTATTTTACAATGCTGGACAAACTGATTCTAACGGAAAATTGACTTCATTAGTTGATAATGCAACAGCAGATCAGATTTCGAATTTCGTTAAAACAAACTACGGATTTGATGTAGGAAGTTCTGGAGCATACAACAACTTTGCAAAAAGCCAAAAATTCTTCAATAAATTAGATTGGAAAATTAATGACAAACACTCTCTTTCGTTAAGAAACAATACAGTAATTTCTCAAGCTTCGAACTTAGAGCGCGATGCAGCAAACTTTAGATTTTCAAGCATGGATTTTACGCAGAAAAACCAATCTATTAGTACGGTTTTAGAACTTAAAAGTCATTTCAATAGCCAATGGTCAAATTCATTTATTGCAAGTTATTCTGCAATTAAAGATTATCGTGATCCAAAATCAAGCAATATCATGTTTCCCCAAACAGAAATTGGTTATAAAGGAGGAACAATTTTCTTAGGAAATGACCGTGAGGCTACAGTATTTAATATGAAACAAAATACTGCCGAAATCACAGATAACCTTACGTATAAAACAAGAAATCACACGTTCTTATTTGGTACTCACAACGAGTTTTACGACATCAATTACGGATTTGTAAATTCGCTAAACGGAAGAGTTTCATACAAATCTTTGGATGATTTCCTTAACAAACTTCCTACTCGTGTTCGTGGAACTTACCCATTTGATGGTTCTACAAGAGACGAAATCTTCAATAATCCGTATGCTAAATTCAAAGTAAATTTATATAGTGTTTATGCACAAGACGAGATCAGAATTGGTAATAAATTGAAAGTTACTCCAGGTGTGAGAGTTGATTATACAGACTTGCCAAATAAACCAAAATTAAGTCCACAAGTTCAAAATTCTCCAGCAGATCCTAATTATGGTAATACATACACATACACGCCATTAAGCCAAATAAACAACAACTTTTTTAGCACTGCATTAGTTTCTCCAAGAATAGGATTTACATATAATGTTGACGAAGATAAAACGCTTGTTTTAAGAGGTGGATCTGGAGTATTTACAGGACGTATTCCTTTTGCATGGTTAGGTTATGCGTATTATAATGATGGTGTAGGTTACGGAAGTTATGATAAAAATAACCTTACTCCTGCTCAGGTTGCAGCAGCTGGAGATCCATTGGCAAACAACGGATTAAACGGATATCACGATGCAACTCCAAAAGTTCAGGCAGATTTAGTGGATAACAAATTCAAAATGCCAGCTGTTTTAAGAAACTCATTGGCAATCGATAAAATCATCGACGGATATAAATTTACAACTGAAGGTATTTATACAAAAGTGATTCGTGATCTGGAATTTCAACAAGTAAATAAACTGGATAATCCAACTTATTTCTCTTACGATACAAATCACCAAATGCCAATTTATGCAGCTAATATTAATCCTGCTTTTTCAAATGCATACTTGCTTTCAAATACAAGCAAAGGTTACAGATACAGCATTACTGAGATGATCTCAAAAACGTATGATTTTGGTCTTAATTTTATGGTTGCTTATACTTACGGAGATTCTCGTGACGTTACAAACGGAATTCGTAACTCTATGGAAAGTAACTTCCAAATGAACCAATCATTGACACCAAATGATCCGCAATTGGCAACTTCTAACTTTAATATCAAACACAGAATCGTTTCGAATGTTGGATATGCAGTAAAATTGGCTGATAACAATACTTTCTCTGCTAATGTATATTTTAATGCACAATCAGGAAATCCGTTCTCTTGGGGATTTGTAAACTCAACAATTGCAGGAACAGGACAAGCAGCAGGATTGGCTTACATCTTTAAAGATGCAACAGAAGCAGCGAAATATATTGGAGTAAGTTCAACAGGAGTTCCTTCAGCGACAGCAGCACAACAAGTTGCAGATTATGAAGCTTTTGTTAACGGAAACGATTATTTAAAAAGCAGAAGAGGAACTTTCACACAAAGAAATGGAGATACAACTCCATGGAATATTCAGGCAGATTTGAAATTAATGGATGAAATCAAAGTTACAAAAGTTGGCACATTCCAAATTTCATTCAGCATGGCAAACGTTGGTAACCTTATCAACAAAGATTGGGGAAGAAGTTACTTTGTTCCAAATACATACAATTCAACAGCGAGCCTTGGTTTAACAAAATCAGGAAACCTTGGAGGTGTTGCCACTGGTGATCCAACATATACTTTCCAAAGACCTTCATCAGCGCCTTATACTGTAGATCAGTTAGCGTCAAGATTCCAGGGACAATTTGGGGTTAGATATTCGTTCTAA
- a CDS encoding GNAT family N-acetyltransferase translates to MIIRKATQTDSQFIAPCLLLAMEDIIYKFIGKKDYDSARDFLLYFVERENNQYSYQNCFVAEENNEIIGVVNVYNGADLIELRLPIIEYVHANFNPDFNPENETQSGEFYIDSLGVNPNHQGKGIGSKLLQFLIEEFVTKNNQTLGLLVDEDNPNAKKLYLKLGFKSVGIKTLVGKTLEHLQIS, encoded by the coding sequence ATGATTATTAGAAAAGCCACTCAAACCGATTCCCAATTTATTGCACCTTGTTTGTTATTGGCAATGGAAGATATCATTTATAAATTTATTGGAAAGAAAGATTACGATAGCGCAAGAGACTTTTTACTGTATTTTGTAGAAAGAGAAAACAATCAATACTCGTATCAGAATTGTTTTGTAGCCGAAGAAAACAACGAAATTATTGGCGTTGTAAATGTCTACAACGGAGCTGATTTAATCGAGTTGAGGTTGCCAATTATTGAATATGTTCACGCAAACTTTAATCCTGATTTTAATCCCGAAAACGAAACCCAAAGCGGAGAATTTTACATTGATTCTCTAGGCGTAAATCCCAATCATCAGGGAAAAGGAATTGGATCTAAATTACTGCAATTTTTGATTGAAGAATTTGTAACCAAAAACAATCAAACTTTAGGTTTATTGGTTGACGAAGATAATCCGAATGCTAAAAAATTATACTTAAAATTAGGTTTCAAATCTGTTGGAATTAAAACTTTGGTTGGAAAAACTTTAGAACATCTTCAGATTTCTTAA